In Nitrospirota bacterium, the following are encoded in one genomic region:
- a CDS encoding sigma 54-interacting transcriptional regulator — protein MAFSSDHFGLPLLLEGDDPALVRKLAERVHRQSSYASGPFVVFDCRGMAQTQEEIGSALFGTAFGIWPAVPQGVRGGLELARGGSLLVEHVELMPKWALKRLEDAIQRQSLERLGDRDGAPLDVRIMVAVSHDTREQAFERSELSAFLRYVGGGFPLRMSPLLKLAQHDAAGEAPLC, from the coding sequence ATGGCGTTTTCGTCCGATCATTTCGGGCTCCCGCTCCTGTTGGAGGGGGACGACCCGGCTCTGGTGCGGAAACTGGCGGAACGGGTACACCGGCAGAGCTCCTATGCAAGCGGGCCCTTCGTCGTCTTCGACTGTCGGGGCATGGCCCAGACCCAGGAGGAGATCGGCTCCGCCCTGTTCGGGACCGCGTTCGGCATTTGGCCCGCCGTGCCACAGGGCGTGCGAGGGGGACTCGAACTGGCGCGGGGCGGCAGCTTGCTGGTCGAACACGTCGAGCTCATGCCCAAGTGGGCGCTCAAGCGCTTGGAGGACGCGATCCAGAGGCAATCGCTTGAGAGGCTGGGAGACCGCGACGGAGCCCCGTTGGACGTCCGCATCATGGTCGCCGTGTCCCACGACACGCGCGAGCAGGCTTTCGAGCGATCAGAGCTCTCCGCCTTTCTCCGGTATGTCGGCGGAGGATTCCCTCTGAGGATGTCCCCCTTGCTCAAGCTGGCGCAGCATGACGCCGCGGGGGAAGCTCCTCTCTGTTGA
- a CDS encoding sigma-54 dependent transcriptional regulator yields the protein MAKERILIVDDERDIADLIEEFLGEEGYQPIACNNAKDAVTLLRRQRPDLVLLDVRLPDGNGLDLLKQFFGPELGGNRVIVLTGYGTKDDALEAVDNGAYDYLTKPIVLDKLKVIVRNCLQFHELTAEVEELTSAAVKPFRLRDLVGTSQQMQQLIEKMKQVAPFEVPVLITGENGTGKDLVAKAIHGLSERRKGPFVPIDCSALPETLIEAELFGYEKGAFTGAVQGKVGRLEQAHGGTLFIDELGNIPLHIQPKLLRVLQSKSVERLGGRGAVTVDVRIVSATNENLDALVADGRFRMDLYHRLNTVILTVPPLAKRKGDIPLLAHYFLLLAARSYKKPVRGISPAAMELLESYPWPGNVRELENCMQASVILADRVVEPEHLPTQIREHAEIKSAPREGRGGRSLSEIRRKAVEAAEREAILLTLKETGWNKSEAARRLCVDYKTLYTKILKYGIHMPTQS from the coding sequence ATGGCCAAAGAGCGGATTCTCATCGTTGACGATGAACGCGACATTGCGGACCTGATCGAGGAATTCCTCGGCGAGGAGGGGTACCAACCGATCGCGTGCAACAACGCCAAGGACGCAGTCACGCTGTTGAGGCGGCAGCGCCCGGACCTCGTCCTGCTGGACGTCCGGCTGCCGGACGGGAACGGCCTCGATCTGCTCAAGCAATTCTTCGGGCCGGAATTGGGCGGAAACCGGGTGATCGTCTTGACGGGCTATGGCACGAAGGATGATGCCCTGGAAGCGGTGGATAACGGGGCGTACGACTACTTGACCAAGCCCATCGTGCTGGACAAATTGAAGGTGATCGTCCGCAACTGCCTGCAATTTCACGAACTGACCGCCGAGGTCGAGGAGCTCACCAGCGCCGCGGTGAAGCCGTTCAGGCTGCGGGACCTGGTCGGCACGAGCCAACAGATGCAGCAATTGATCGAGAAAATGAAGCAAGTGGCCCCGTTCGAGGTGCCGGTGCTGATTACGGGAGAAAACGGAACGGGCAAGGACCTGGTCGCCAAGGCGATCCATGGTCTCAGCGAGCGGCGCAAGGGGCCGTTCGTGCCCATAGATTGCAGCGCGCTGCCCGAGACGCTGATCGAAGCCGAGCTTTTCGGATACGAGAAGGGCGCCTTCACCGGAGCCGTCCAGGGGAAGGTGGGCAGGTTGGAACAGGCTCATGGGGGGACGCTCTTCATTGACGAGCTCGGGAACATCCCCCTGCACATCCAGCCCAAGCTGCTTCGGGTGCTGCAGTCGAAGTCGGTGGAGCGGCTGGGAGGGCGAGGGGCCGTCACGGTGGACGTCCGCATCGTCTCCGCGACCAACGAGAACCTGGACGCACTAGTGGCCGACGGCCGGTTTCGCATGGATCTGTATCACCGGCTCAACACGGTGATCCTGACCGTTCCGCCTCTGGCCAAGCGAAAAGGGGACATCCCCCTCCTCGCCCACTATTTCCTGCTGCTGGCCGCCAGGTCCTACAAGAAGCCGGTTCGCGGAATCAGTCCGGCCGCGATGGAGCTGCTGGAGTCCTACCCCTGGCCGGGCAACGTGCGGGAGCTCGAGAACTGCATGCAGGCGTCCGTGATTCTGGCGGATCGAGTCGTGGAGCCGGAGCACCTGCCGACCCAGATCCGAGAGCATGCAGAGATCAAGTCGGCGCCGCGGGAGGGTCGGGGAGGGAGGTCTCTGTCGGAGATCCGCAGGAAGGCGGTCGAGGCGGCGGAGCGGGAGGCCATTCTCCTGACGCTGAAAGAAACCGGCTGGAACAAATCCGAAGCGGCCCGCCGCCTCTGCGTGGATTACAAAACGCTCTACACGAAGATCCTCAAGTACGGGATTCACATGCCGACCCAGTCCTGA
- a CDS encoding type II toxin-antitoxin system RelE/ParE family toxin, with amino-acid sequence MRQVRLTPQAQKDLETFVAGTREKIKEALRYLAANPLEGKPLKGRFQKERVWSYRVWPYRVLYRRAGSEWLDVLSIEHRKDVYR; translated from the coding sequence GTGAGACAGGTCCGTCTCACCCCCCAGGCGCAAAAGGATCTGGAGACGTTTGTCGCAGGGACACGAGAGAAGATTAAAGAGGCTTTACGTTATCTGGCCGCGAACCCACTGGAAGGGAAGCCGCTGAAAGGAAGGTTTCAGAAAGAGAGGGTCTGGTCCTATCGCGTGTGGCCCTATCGGGTTCTCTACCGGCGGGCCGGCTCTGAATGGCTGGATGTGCTGTCAATCGAGCACAGGAAAGACGTGTACCGCTGA
- a CDS encoding type II toxin-antitoxin system Phd/YefM family antitoxin, which yields MTKTIPLKEARDRFSELVDKADRLSERFVVTKNGAPKAVVMSAQEFESWMETLEFMANPKAVKALEQGLREAKAGKFRSFKDVFGEDQ from the coding sequence ATGACCAAGACGATTCCACTTAAGGAGGCCCGCGATCGGTTCTCTGAACTCGTGGACAAAGCCGACCGGCTCTCGGAGCGGTTCGTCGTGACCAAGAACGGTGCGCCAAAGGCCGTGGTGATGAGTGCCCAGGAGTTTGAGAGCTGGATGGAAACGTTGGAGTTCATGGCGAACCCCAAGGCGGTCAAGGCCCTAGAACAGGGGCTCAGGGAGGCCAAGGCCGGTAAGTTTCGCTCGTTCAAGGACGTCTTTGGGGAAGATCAGTGA
- a CDS encoding adenylosuccinate synthase: MPNLIIIGTQWGDEGKGKIVDILARDADVVVRFQGGSNAGHTVVNDSDTFVFHLIPSGILYRGKLCVIGNGVVVDPGSLIEEMDRLQAKGVRIGKNFVISQRAHLILPYHKAIEKASEQSKGSRRIGTTGRGIGPSYADKMARIGIRVGDLLNPPLFRRKLEENLAEMNCFLARLYQAGGFELEKVYQQYMGYAERLKGYIGDAALLLNQAVDRGKDVLFEGAQGTHLDVDFGTYPYVTSSSAAAGGACTGTGVGPTKIDAVMGVAKAYTTRVGSGPFPTELNDQVGGGLQERGKEFGATTGRPRRCGWFDGVVVRYATRVNGLDSLAVTKLDVLDGCKELKLCTGYKHGGRLYREMPADIQVLTECEPVYETLPGWSTATTGITAYKALPREAKRYLDRVEELAGCRIDIISTGSKRRDTIVLRNPMKPTRRRSRR; the protein is encoded by the coding sequence ATGCCGAACCTCATCATCATCGGGACCCAGTGGGGCGACGAGGGCAAGGGGAAGATCGTGGACATCCTCGCCCGCGACGCCGACGTGGTCGTGCGCTTCCAGGGCGGCTCCAACGCCGGCCACACGGTGGTCAACGATAGCGACACCTTCGTCTTTCACCTGATCCCCTCCGGCATCCTCTACCGAGGCAAGCTCTGCGTGATCGGCAACGGCGTGGTCGTGGACCCCGGCTCCCTGATCGAGGAGATGGACCGGCTCCAAGCCAAGGGGGTGCGGATTGGGAAGAACTTCGTCATCAGCCAGCGCGCCCACCTGATCCTGCCGTACCACAAGGCCATCGAGAAGGCGAGCGAGCAGTCCAAGGGCTCGCGGCGCATCGGCACGACGGGCCGGGGGATCGGGCCCAGCTATGCGGACAAGATGGCCCGCATCGGGATTCGCGTCGGCGACCTGCTGAACCCCCCGCTCTTCCGGCGGAAGCTCGAGGAGAACCTGGCCGAGATGAACTGCTTCCTAGCGCGGCTCTATCAGGCCGGCGGGTTCGAGCTGGAGAAGGTCTACCAACAGTACATGGGCTATGCGGAGCGGCTCAAGGGCTACATCGGCGACGCCGCGCTGCTCCTCAACCAGGCGGTTGACCGGGGCAAGGACGTGCTGTTCGAGGGGGCTCAGGGCACCCACCTGGACGTGGATTTCGGGACCTATCCCTACGTGACCTCCTCCAGCGCTGCGGCCGGCGGCGCCTGCACGGGCACCGGCGTCGGGCCCACCAAGATTGATGCGGTCATGGGCGTGGCCAAGGCCTACACGACCCGGGTGGGGAGCGGCCCGTTCCCGACCGAATTGAACGACCAGGTCGGGGGCGGCCTCCAGGAGCGGGGCAAAGAATTCGGTGCGACCACCGGCCGGCCGCGGCGCTGCGGCTGGTTCGACGGCGTGGTCGTCCGCTACGCGACGCGGGTGAACGGCCTGGACTCGCTGGCGGTCACGAAGCTGGACGTACTGGACGGCTGCAAGGAGCTCAAGCTCTGCACCGGCTACAAGCACGGGGGGCGGCTGTACAGGGAGATGCCTGCGGACATCCAGGTGCTCACGGAGTGCGAGCCGGTGTACGAGACTCTGCCCGGCTGGAGCACGGCGACCACCGGCATCACCGCCTACAAGGCCCTGCCGCGTGAGGCCAAACGGTACCTCGACCGGGTCGAAGAGCTGGCTGGCTGCCGCATCGACATCATTTCCACCGGCTCCAAGCGCCGGGACACGATCGTCCTCCGGAACCCGATGAAGCCGACCCGTCGCCGCAGCCGCCGCTGA
- a CDS encoding ABC-F family ATP-binding cassette domain-containing protein, which translates to MLQIESVNKQFANKVLLTEASAHLRPGSRVGLVGPNGSGKTTLMRMILGEESPDKGRIRKRPHLRLGYLPQELEVLSGKTVLDAAHRDQYPEHEAKRILSGLGFGEADFPRPVETLSGGYRMRVALAHLLLSNPDVLMLDEPTNHLDKATQRWFEQFLLQSGMTILVISHDTAFLDRIATHVWELRHHRIQEYRGNYSTFLEQRAERDAHLEAAAKRQTKEIARVQKFIDRFRYQANKASQVQSRIKQLEKVKRIELARDPKRVRFKFPMPPASGRQVLELRGVAKSYGSTVVYTDLDFSVERGQRVALVGENGAGKSTLLKMLAGVLPFEKGARTLGHGATLHYFAQHQAETLNPEHTILDSLGEVSKQAEMNFLRGIAGAFLFSGPDQKKPIKALSGGERNRVALARMLVEPANTLLLDEPTNHLDPASVDVLTDALTDFPGTIVFISHDPTFLARIATRVVEIEDGQARDYLGDYEYYLWKKAQEMEPIKEATDELGRGRQAPPKAAKAGGGALPVPPPPKSKAADRRELSKSQARLEKQVARAEADIADLEARIKARDQELADPTLYQDFARWHRLHEEQERWKKELDRLTGKWGDLSRELEDVTKKLSPSAG; encoded by the coding sequence ATGCTCCAAATCGAATCGGTCAACAAACAGTTCGCGAACAAGGTCCTGCTGACCGAGGCCTCGGCTCACCTGCGGCCCGGCTCGCGCGTGGGCCTCGTCGGGCCCAACGGCTCCGGCAAGACCACTTTGATGCGGATGATCCTCGGGGAGGAGTCTCCCGACAAGGGCCGGATTCGCAAACGCCCGCATCTCCGCCTGGGCTACCTGCCCCAGGAATTGGAAGTCCTGTCTGGCAAGACGGTCCTGGACGCGGCCCACCGCGACCAGTACCCGGAACACGAGGCCAAGCGCATCCTCTCCGGCCTGGGCTTCGGGGAGGCGGACTTTCCCCGGCCGGTGGAGACCCTCTCGGGCGGCTACCGGATGCGGGTGGCACTCGCGCACCTGCTCCTCTCCAACCCCGACGTGCTGATGCTGGACGAGCCGACCAACCACCTGGACAAGGCCACCCAGCGGTGGTTCGAGCAGTTCCTGCTCCAGTCCGGCATGACGATCCTGGTGATCAGCCACGACACGGCCTTCCTGGACCGGATCGCGACGCACGTCTGGGAGCTCCGCCACCACCGGATCCAGGAGTACCGGGGCAACTATTCCACGTTCCTCGAGCAGCGGGCCGAGCGGGACGCCCACCTGGAGGCGGCGGCCAAGCGGCAGACCAAGGAGATCGCGCGCGTCCAGAAGTTCATTGACCGGTTCCGCTACCAGGCGAACAAGGCCAGCCAGGTCCAGTCCCGGATCAAGCAACTCGAAAAGGTCAAGCGCATCGAGCTGGCCCGGGACCCGAAGCGGGTGCGGTTCAAGTTCCCCATGCCGCCGGCCAGCGGGCGGCAGGTCCTGGAGCTGCGCGGCGTCGCGAAGAGCTACGGCTCGACCGTGGTCTACACCGACCTGGACTTCTCCGTGGAGCGGGGCCAGCGGGTGGCGCTGGTCGGCGAGAACGGGGCCGGGAAGAGCACGCTGCTCAAGATGCTGGCCGGCGTGTTGCCGTTCGAAAAAGGCGCCAGGACCCTGGGGCACGGGGCGACCCTGCACTATTTCGCGCAGCACCAGGCCGAGACGCTGAACCCCGAGCACACGATCCTGGACTCGCTCGGCGAGGTGTCCAAGCAGGCGGAGATGAACTTCCTGCGCGGGATCGCCGGCGCGTTCCTCTTCTCCGGGCCGGATCAGAAGAAGCCGATCAAGGCCCTCAGCGGCGGGGAGCGCAACCGCGTCGCCCTCGCCCGCATGCTCGTGGAGCCGGCGAACACGCTCCTGCTCGACGAGCCGACCAACCACCTGGACCCGGCCTCGGTGGACGTGCTCACGGACGCGCTGACCGACTTCCCCGGCACGATCGTCTTCATCTCCCACGACCCGACCTTCCTCGCCCGCATCGCCACCCGCGTGGTGGAGATCGAGGACGGCCAGGCCAGGGACTACCTGGGCGACTACGAATACTACCTCTGGAAGAAGGCGCAGGAAATGGAGCCCATCAAGGAAGCGACCGACGAGCTGGGCCGGGGCCGGCAGGCTCCTCCGAAGGCGGCGAAGGCGGGCGGCGGCGCGCTTCCGGTCCCGCCTCCCCCCAAGTCCAAGGCCGCGGACCGGCGCGAGCTGTCCAAGAGCCAGGCCCGGCTGGAAAAGCAGGTCGCCAGGGCCGAGGCCGACATCGCCGACTTGGAGGCCCGCATCAAGGCCAGGGATCAGGAGCTGGCCGACCCGACCCTCTACCAGGATTTCGCCCGGTGGCACCGCCTGCACGAGGAACAGGAACGGTGGAAGAAGGAACTGGACCGGCTCACGGGCAAGTGGGGCGACCTGTCCCGCGAGCTGGAGGACGTGACGAAGAAACTGAGCCCCTCAGCCGGCTGA
- a CDS encoding replication-associated recombination protein A, whose amino-acid sequence MREDQDEALDLFEPEPDDRDGFAPLAERMRPRDFSEFLGQEEIVAPGRPLRRAIEADTLSSVILWGPPGSGKTTLARLIARHTKAEFVFFSAVTSGIPELRKIIKEAEKRRTLHRRRTILFVDEIHRFNKAQQDAFLPHVERGTVILLGATTENPSFEVIAPLLSRSLVVVLQPLSDEALGLILDRALADAERGLGQFKAELSPEARRRLVGFGNGDARTALTVLEFVVTQTPPGQDGRVRVDEQALDAALLKKALRYDRAGEEHYNLISAYIKSLRDSDPDGALYWLARMLEGGEDPRFIARRMVIFASEDVGNADPLALLVATAVFHAVEFVGLPEAQINLAQGTTYLATRPKDNASYVGLLEALKDAKDLGNLGVPLHLRNAVTSLMRDLGYGKGYRYVHEDPRAKGEQTHLPEPLKGKRYYRPKGPEKK is encoded by the coding sequence ATGCGCGAGGATCAGGACGAAGCCCTGGACCTGTTCGAGCCGGAGCCGGACGATCGGGACGGCTTCGCGCCCCTGGCCGAGCGGATGCGGCCGCGGGACTTTTCCGAGTTTCTGGGCCAGGAGGAGATCGTCGCGCCGGGCCGGCCGCTGCGGCGGGCGATCGAGGCCGACACCCTCTCCTCGGTGATCCTCTGGGGGCCGCCCGGCTCCGGCAAGACCACCCTCGCCCGCCTCATCGCCCGCCACACCAAGGCCGAGTTCGTGTTCTTCTCTGCCGTGACGAGCGGCATTCCGGAGCTGCGAAAGATCATCAAGGAGGCGGAGAAGCGGCGGACGCTCCACCGGCGGCGCACGATCCTCTTCGTGGACGAGATCCACCGGTTCAACAAGGCGCAGCAGGACGCCTTCCTGCCCCACGTCGAGCGGGGCACGGTCATCCTCCTGGGCGCCACCACCGAGAACCCCTCGTTCGAGGTCATCGCCCCGCTCCTGTCCCGCTCCCTGGTCGTGGTGCTGCAGCCGCTCTCCGACGAGGCCCTCGGCCTGATCCTGGACCGGGCCCTGGCCGACGCCGAGCGGGGGCTGGGCCAGTTCAAGGCGGAGCTCTCGCCGGAAGCCCGCCGCCGCCTGGTCGGGTTCGGGAACGGGGACGCCCGCACCGCGCTCACCGTGCTGGAGTTCGTCGTGACCCAGACGCCGCCGGGCCAGGACGGTCGCGTGCGGGTTGACGAGCAGGCGCTGGACGCGGCGCTGCTCAAGAAGGCGCTCCGGTACGATCGGGCGGGGGAGGAGCATTACAACCTGATCTCGGCCTACATCAAGAGCCTGCGGGACTCGGACCCGGACGGGGCCCTCTACTGGCTGGCCCGGATGCTGGAGGGGGGCGAGGATCCCCGGTTCATCGCCCGGCGCATGGTGATCTTCGCCTCGGAGGACGTCGGGAATGCCGATCCCCTGGCCCTGCTCGTGGCGACCGCGGTGTTCCACGCGGTGGAGTTCGTGGGCCTGCCGGAGGCGCAGATCAACCTCGCGCAGGGCACCACCTACCTGGCCACCAGACCCAAGGACAACGCCTCCTACGTCGGGCTGCTGGAGGCGCTCAAAGACGCGAAGGATCTGGGGAACCTGGGCGTACCGCTGCACCTGCGAAACGCGGTCACGTCGCTGATGCGGGACCTGGGCTACGGGAAGGGCTACCGGTACGTGCACGAGGATCCGAGAGCGAAGGGGGAGCAGACGCATCTGCCGGAGCCGTTGAAAGGTAAACGGTACTACCGGCCCAAAGGACCTGAGAAGAAGTAA
- a CDS encoding alpha/beta fold hydrolase, translating into MRAQINGITLAYDDRGTGLPLVFLHAFPFNRTMWEPQLKGLSDRFRVVTVDLRGHGESDAPLWHYTMDQFADDVKGLLDHLAVEQAVLAGLSMGGYLGFAFYRKYPERIKALVFADTRAEADKPETVAWRFNLAQRVYKEGAKAVADEMGPKLLSPKTYQTKPDLVALVRAISLSTPTSGALGDLMALAERPDSTPLLGRIACPTLVLVGQDDALTTVEENRRIAERIRGARFEVIPAAGHLSNLEQPETFNRAVRSFLETIAPPGMRLEARGSG; encoded by the coding sequence GTGCGCGCACAGATCAACGGCATCACCCTGGCCTACGACGACCGGGGAACGGGCCTGCCCCTGGTCTTCCTCCACGCCTTCCCCTTCAACCGGACCATGTGGGAGCCCCAGCTCAAGGGACTCTCGGACCGGTTCCGGGTCGTCACGGTGGACCTGCGCGGCCACGGGGAGTCCGACGCGCCCCTCTGGCACTACACGATGGACCAGTTCGCCGACGACGTGAAGGGACTCCTGGACCATCTGGCCGTCGAGCAGGCGGTCCTGGCCGGTCTCTCCATGGGCGGATACCTGGGCTTCGCCTTCTATCGGAAGTATCCGGAGCGGATCAAGGCCCTGGTGTTCGCGGACACGAGGGCCGAAGCGGACAAGCCGGAGACGGTGGCCTGGCGGTTCAACCTGGCGCAGAGGGTGTACAAGGAGGGGGCCAAGGCCGTGGCCGACGAGATGGGACCGAAGCTGCTCTCTCCCAAGACCTACCAGACGAAGCCGGACCTCGTGGCGCTCGTGCGGGCCATCAGCTTGAGCACGCCGACAAGCGGGGCACTGGGGGATCTGATGGCGCTCGCGGAGCGGCCGGACTCGACTCCACTCCTCGGACGGATCGCCTGTCCGACCCTGGTGCTCGTCGGACAGGACGACGCGCTCACGACGGTGGAGGAGAACCGGCGGATCGCCGAGAGGATCAGGGGGGCCCGCTTCGAGGTCATCCCCGCAGCCGGCCATCTGAGCAACCTGGAGCAGCCCGAGACCTTCAACCGGGCGGTGCGATCGTTCCTGGAGACGATCGCACCGCCGGGCATGAGGCTAGAGGCGCGGGGCTCGGGGTAA
- the folE gene encoding GTP cyclohydrolase I FolE produces MRKKPVREKDSVIVNGRLSDVRDIRDLVSRLLVLLGEDPKRNGLLRTPDRVEKALRFMTQGYQQNLDHLLNGALFPLEYDEMVIVKDIDFFSLCEHHLLPFFGRCHVGYLPRKRVVGLSKIPRVVDMFSRRLQVQERLTVQIAEALQEKLHPEGVGVVMEARHLCMMMRGVEKQNTVAVTSSMLGAFRTQQQTREEFLRLIRRGGAGDSD; encoded by the coding sequence ATGAGGAAGAAGCCGGTCAGGGAGAAGGACTCGGTCATCGTCAACGGGCGGCTTTCCGATGTCCGCGACATCAGGGATCTGGTGTCGCGGCTGCTGGTGCTGCTCGGCGAGGACCCCAAGCGCAACGGCCTGCTGAGAACGCCGGACCGGGTGGAGAAGGCTCTCCGGTTCATGACCCAGGGGTACCAGCAGAACCTCGATCACCTCCTGAACGGGGCCCTCTTTCCGCTTGAATATGACGAGATGGTGATCGTGAAGGACATTGACTTTTTTTCGCTCTGCGAGCATCATCTCCTGCCATTTTTCGGCCGCTGCCACGTCGGGTATCTGCCCAGGAAGCGCGTGGTCGGCTTGAGCAAGATTCCGCGGGTGGTGGACATGTTCAGCCGGCGGTTGCAGGTGCAGGAGCGGCTGACCGTCCAGATCGCGGAAGCCCTTCAGGAGAAGCTCCATCCGGAGGGAGTGGGGGTGGTGATGGAAGCCCGCCACCTCTGCATGATGATGCGGGGGGTGGAAAAGCAGAACACGGTAGCCGTGACCAGCTCCATGCTCGGCGCGTTCCGGACCCAGCAGCAGACCCGCGAGGAGTTTCTCCGCTTGATCCGACGCGGCGGTGCCGGCGACTCCGATTGA
- a CDS encoding 6-carboxytetrahydropterin synthase → METASLTRQYRFAAAHRLHTDELTPEENRAAFGKCNNPNGHGHNYVVLVTVRGPIDPRTGRAADAAALDRLVRETVVARFDHRDLNHDPELSKRPTTGENLALFIWDLLAEPVRGLVPGCLLEKVGIVETRDNYFEYAGPATGPAEGSR, encoded by the coding sequence ATGGAAACCGCCAGCCTGACCAGACAGTACCGGTTCGCCGCGGCGCACCGCCTCCATACGGACGAATTGACCCCGGAGGAGAACCGGGCCGCCTTCGGCAAGTGCAACAACCCGAACGGGCACGGGCACAACTACGTCGTGCTCGTGACCGTGCGGGGCCCGATTGATCCGAGGACCGGGCGCGCGGCGGACGCGGCCGCGTTGGACCGGCTCGTCCGGGAGACCGTGGTCGCCCGCTTCGACCACCGGGACCTGAACCACGACCCGGAGCTCTCCAAGCGGCCGACGACCGGCGAGAATCTGGCGCTCTTCATCTGGGACCTGCTGGCCGAGCCGGTTCGCGGACTGGTTCCCGGGTGCCTGCTGGAGAAGGTCGGGATCGTCGAGACCCGCGACAACTACTTCGAATATGCCGGCCCTGCCACCGGGCCGGCTGAAGGAAGCCGATGA
- the erpA gene encoding iron-sulfur cluster insertion protein ErpA: MITITPVAEAKIKELMQEEKDVVGLRIYVRGGGCHGYQYGMAFESKVGDDDTVIQKDGVQVILDSQSAPLLSGAEVDYVDSVQGSGFAIKNPQAKTTCGCGSSFSA; this comes from the coding sequence ATGATCACGATTACGCCGGTGGCGGAAGCCAAGATCAAGGAACTCATGCAGGAAGAAAAGGACGTGGTCGGCCTGCGCATCTACGTGCGCGGCGGCGGCTGCCACGGCTACCAATACGGCATGGCCTTCGAGAGCAAGGTCGGCGACGACGACACGGTCATCCAGAAGGACGGGGTGCAGGTGATCCTGGACTCCCAGAGCGCCCCGCTGCTCAGCGGCGCCGAGGTGGACTACGTGGACAGCGTGCAGGGGTCGGGCTTCGCGATCAAGAATCCGCAGGCCAAGACCACCTGCGGCTGCGGCAGCTCCTTCAGCGCGTAA
- a CDS encoding 2Fe-2S iron-sulfur cluster-binding protein: protein MPRVTFLHPEGKSGEVPENLSLLEAAQALGFPLNHDCGGNASCTTCRVEVQEGGEHLSDIEFDEQDLLDREALTAPWHRLGCQARIRGDVVVRVPEKKWEPPASGNQGGVVKSQSCGVG, encoded by the coding sequence ATGCCGCGGGTCACGTTTCTGCATCCGGAAGGCAAGAGCGGGGAAGTGCCGGAGAACCTGTCGCTGCTTGAGGCGGCGCAGGCGCTCGGGTTTCCGCTGAACCACGATTGCGGGGGGAACGCCTCCTGCACGACCTGCCGGGTGGAGGTGCAGGAGGGCGGGGAGCACCTCTCGGACATCGAGTTCGACGAGCAGGACCTGCTGGACCGGGAGGCGCTTACGGCGCCGTGGCACCGGCTGGGCTGCCAGGCGCGGATCCGCGGCGACGTGGTGGTGCGGGTGCCGGAGAAGAAGTGGGAGCCCCCGGCCTCGGGCAATCAGGGCGGGGTGGTGAAGAGCCAATCCTGTGGTGTAGGATAA